A genome region from Terriglobia bacterium includes the following:
- the rpsU gene encoding 30S ribosomal protein S21: MPLIKVREDESLENALKRFKRKCEKSGILTEIKKRQHYEKPSVKKKRKALAARKKLLKRLAQERKSNA; this comes from the coding sequence ATGCCGCTGATCAAGGTCCGCGAGGACGAGAGCCTCGAGAATGCCCTGAAACGCTTCAAGAGGAAATGCGAGAAGTCGGGCATTCTGACCGAGATCAAGAAGCGCCAGCATTACGAGAAGCCTAGCGTCAAGAAGAAGCGCAAGGCCCTCGCGGCGCGGAAGAAGCTGCTCAAGCGTCTGGCCCAGGAGCGTAAGAGCAACGCTTGA
- a CDS encoding PilZ domain-containing protein gives MSRMYPDRRPRPERRSHARFERSVELQGTPESGGVVARMTADDLSLGGLHCSSSMDFPEMTRLAVRLMLPERGSVAVEPLEVEAVVVRRRELPSAGGNGRFELALFFSGMSDAQRERLARFLAIA, from the coding sequence TTGAGTCGCATGTATCCCGATCGGCGCCCCCGTCCGGAGCGCCGCTCCCACGCCAGGTTCGAGCGCTCGGTCGAACTCCAGGGAACACCGGAGTCCGGCGGGGTCGTGGCGAGAATGACCGCCGACGACCTCTCGCTCGGGGGCCTGCACTGCTCGTCGTCGATGGACTTCCCGGAGATGACCCGCCTCGCCGTCCGCCTCATGCTTCCCGAGCGCGGCTCCGTGGCCGTCGAGCCGCTCGAGGTCGAGGCGGTCGTCGTCCGACGCCGCGAGCTCCCGTCGGCGGGCGGCAACGGTCGCTTCGAGCTCGCGCTGTTCTTCTCGGGGATGAGCGACGCCCAGCGCGAGAGGCTGGCGCGGTTCCTCGCCATCGCCTGA
- a CDS encoding HU family DNA-binding protein, whose protein sequence is MNKAALIGKIAEDAGVTRSAAATAMNSLIEGITHSLKRGQRVTLVGFGTFAVSKRKARIGRNPQTGESIKIKAKKGVRFKAGKQLVDGLNK, encoded by the coding sequence ATGAACAAGGCGGCGCTGATCGGGAAGATCGCCGAGGACGCGGGCGTCACGCGGAGCGCGGCGGCGACGGCGATGAACAGCCTCATCGAGGGGATCACGCACTCCCTCAAGAGGGGACAGCGAGTCACTCTCGTCGGCTTCGGCACGTTCGCGGTGAGCAAGCGCAAGGCTCGCATCGGGCGGAATCCGCAGACCGGCGAGTCGATCAAGATCAAGGCCAAGAAGGGCGTGCGCTTCAAGGCCGGCAAACAGCTCGTGGACGGTCTCAACAAGTAG
- a CDS encoding acetyl-CoA carboxylase biotin carboxyl carrier protein subunit, with protein sequence VVVEAMKMENEIGAPRAGRVAAVHVEAGRAVEAGTTLVVLE encoded by the coding sequence GTCGTGGTCGAGGCGATGAAGATGGAGAACGAGATCGGCGCCCCGCGCGCGGGGCGCGTGGCCGCCGTCCACGTGGAGGCCGGACGCGCCGTGGAGGCAGGAACCACCCTGGTGGTGTTGGAGTGA
- the larB gene encoding nickel pincer cofactor biosynthesis protein LarB, with amino-acid sequence MEREDLKRMLRGVRAGRVGVAEAMERLRHGHVADLGFAALDLHRALRRGFPEVVYGAGKTVEQIETIVKRLHSDGQTVLVTRVGPDVHQALGRTFPRLESHVAARAVVLRSGRRRAGRPGVVVISAGTSDLPVAEEAALTASVMGHDVRRIYDVGVAGLHRLMAHREAMLRARVIVVVAGMEGALPSVVAGLVDCPVIGVPTSTGYGTGAGGWAALMAMLNSCASGVAVVNIDNGFGAGCLAALINRGRPSRATKR; translated from the coding sequence ATGGAGAGAGAGGATCTGAAAAGGATGCTTCGCGGTGTCCGCGCGGGAAGGGTCGGCGTGGCGGAGGCGATGGAGCGGCTTCGCCACGGACACGTCGCCGATCTCGGCTTCGCCGCCCTGGATCTCCACCGCGCGCTCCGGCGGGGTTTCCCGGAGGTCGTCTACGGAGCCGGCAAGACCGTCGAGCAGATCGAGACGATCGTGAAGCGACTTCACTCCGACGGCCAGACGGTTCTCGTGACCCGGGTCGGTCCCGACGTCCACCAGGCCCTGGGGCGGACGTTCCCCCGGCTCGAGAGTCACGTTGCCGCCCGCGCCGTCGTGCTTCGGTCCGGCCGAAGGCGTGCGGGCCGCCCCGGGGTCGTGGTGATCAGCGCAGGGACATCGGACCTGCCCGTGGCCGAGGAGGCGGCGCTGACCGCGAGCGTCATGGGTCACGACGTCCGGCGGATCTACGATGTCGGGGTGGCCGGGCTCCACCGGCTGATGGCGCATCGCGAAGCCATGTTGAGGGCGCGCGTGATCGTGGTGGTGGCCGGAATGGAGGGAGCGCTCCCATCGGTCGTCGCGGGCCTCGTGGACTGTCCCGTGATCGGGGTGCCGACCAGTACCGGCTACGGCACCGGCGCGGGAGGCTGGGCGGCCCTCATGGCCATGCTCAACTCGTGCGCGTCCGGTGTCGCAGTGGTCAACATCGACAATGGGTTCGGAGCAGGCTGCCTGGCGGCCCTGATCAATCGAGGGCGCCCGTCAAGAGCAACAAAAAGGTAG